Proteins encoded within one genomic window of Rhododendron vialii isolate Sample 1 chromosome 1a, ASM3025357v1:
- the LOC131336116 gene encoding lysine-specific demethylase JMJ30 isoform X4: protein MSTASSAAPAPGTLSTPLLDAQGPNILHEISEQGGYAYVGMSTLAAAGDLRAAEAAREVAWEQLHSGPWHSVLPIWRDAYSMACLRVAGFSYAAGEFSEAIRVLDMGLIMGGLALRKDLESAIDKATAKATAVTVSDQGAEAKCRVVPREFNDAEVLPALPMNSLSSNIVSKRSALSMEEFLCDYFLSGCPVVISECMAHWPARTKWNDMDYLKRIAGYRTVPVEVGRNYLCSEWKQELITFSQFLERIQSNDCSPAGPTYLAQHPLFDQIEELRKDILIPDYCFTGGGELKSLNAWFGPAGTVTPLHHDPHHNILAQVVGRKYVRLYRATLSEELYPYNESMLKNSSQVQSKHKAIWMSSSITILSMDFSTFSHSTLDFFLHRVDLDSMDVNKFPKVHDLEFMDCILEEGISMDNFDPTQVL, encoded by the exons ATGTCCACCGCCTCATCCGCCGCCCCCGCCCCCGGCACCCTATCAACCCCGCTACTGGACGCACAAGGCCCAAATATCCTCCACGAGATCTCCGAACAAGGCGGCTACGCCTACGTCGGCATGTCAACCCTCGCCGCCGCCGGAGACCTCCGCGCGGCGGAGGCGGCTCGCGAGGTGGCGTGGGAGCAGCTCCACTCCGGCCCCTGGCACTCCGTGCTCCCAATCTGGAGGGACGCCTACTCGATGGCGTGCCTCCGCGTGGCCGGGTTCAGTTACGCCGCCGGCGAGTTTAGTGAGGCCATTAGGGTCCTGGACATGGGACTGATTATGGGAGGGTTGGCTCTGAGGAAGGATTTGGAGTCGGCGATCGACAAGGCGACGGCCAAGGCGACCGCGGTTACGGTTTCCGACCAAGGGGCGGAAGCAAAATGTCGGGTTGTTCCTCGAGAATTTAACGACGCGGAG GTGCTTCCGGCTTTGCCCATGAATTCACTGTCTTCTAACATTGTTAGCAAACGATCTGCTTTATCCATGGAGGAATTCCTGTGTGACTATTTCTTGTCAGGTTGTCCTGTTGTAATCAGTGAATGTATGGCTCATTGGCCAGCTAGGACAAAGTGGAATGACATGGATTACCTTAAAAGGATTGCTGGTTATCGCACTGTTCCAGTTGAG gttgggAGGAACTATTTATGCTCAGAGTGGAAACAAGAACTAATCACGTTTTCCCAGTTTCTTGAGAGGATCCAGTCTAATGACTGTAGTCCTGCTGGTCCAACATATTTAGCTCAGCATCCATTGTTTGATCAG ATAGAAGAGCTACGAAAGGACATACTTATACCTGATTACTGTTTTACTGGTGGCGGGGAGCTCAAATCACTTAATGCTTGGTTTGGTCCTGCTGGTACAGTAACACCATTGCACCACGATCCTCACCATAATATACTTGCTCAG GTTGTTGGCAGAAAATATGTAAGGCTTTACCGTGCTACACTGTCAGAGGAACTTTACCCATACAATGAATCCATGCTCAAAAATTCCAGCCAG GTTCAAAGTAAACACAAGGCCATTTGGATGAGTTCTTCTATCACAATTCTCTCCATGGACTTCTCTACATTTAGCCACTCGACCCTGGATTTCTTCCTCCATCGT GTTGATCTGGACAGCATGGATGTGAACAAGTTTCCAAAGGTGCATGACCTGGAATTCATGGACTGCATTTTAGAGGAAG GCATCTCGATGGACAACTTCGATCCTACACAGGTTCTTTAG
- the LOC131336116 gene encoding lysine-specific demethylase JMJ30 isoform X6: MSTASSAAPAPGTLSTPLLDAQGPNILHEISEQGGYAYVGMSTLAAAGDLRAAEAAREVAWEQLHSGPWHSVLPIWRDAYSMACLRVAGFSYAAGEFSEAIRVLDMGLIMGGLALRKDLESAIDKATAKATAVTVSDQGAEAKCRVVPREFNDAEVLPALPMNSLSSNIVSKRSALSMEEFLCDYFLSGCPVVISECMAHWPARTKWNDMDYLKRIAGYRTVPVEIEELRKDILIPDYCFTGGGELKSLNAWFGPAGTVTPLHHDPHHNILAQVVGRKYVRLYRATLSEELYPYNESMLKNSSQVQSKHKAIWMSSSITILSMDFSTFSHSTLDFFLHRVDLDSMDVNKFPKVHDLEFMDCILEEGEMLYIPPKWWHYVRSLTKSLSVSFWWSDSGSSEGS, from the exons ATGTCCACCGCCTCATCCGCCGCCCCCGCCCCCGGCACCCTATCAACCCCGCTACTGGACGCACAAGGCCCAAATATCCTCCACGAGATCTCCGAACAAGGCGGCTACGCCTACGTCGGCATGTCAACCCTCGCCGCCGCCGGAGACCTCCGCGCGGCGGAGGCGGCTCGCGAGGTGGCGTGGGAGCAGCTCCACTCCGGCCCCTGGCACTCCGTGCTCCCAATCTGGAGGGACGCCTACTCGATGGCGTGCCTCCGCGTGGCCGGGTTCAGTTACGCCGCCGGCGAGTTTAGTGAGGCCATTAGGGTCCTGGACATGGGACTGATTATGGGAGGGTTGGCTCTGAGGAAGGATTTGGAGTCGGCGATCGACAAGGCGACGGCCAAGGCGACCGCGGTTACGGTTTCCGACCAAGGGGCGGAAGCAAAATGTCGGGTTGTTCCTCGAGAATTTAACGACGCGGAG GTGCTTCCGGCTTTGCCCATGAATTCACTGTCTTCTAACATTGTTAGCAAACGATCTGCTTTATCCATGGAGGAATTCCTGTGTGACTATTTCTTGTCAGGTTGTCCTGTTGTAATCAGTGAATGTATGGCTCATTGGCCAGCTAGGACAAAGTGGAATGACATGGATTACCTTAAAAGGATTGCTGGTTATCGCACTGTTCCAGTTGAG ATAGAAGAGCTACGAAAGGACATACTTATACCTGATTACTGTTTTACTGGTGGCGGGGAGCTCAAATCACTTAATGCTTGGTTTGGTCCTGCTGGTACAGTAACACCATTGCACCACGATCCTCACCATAATATACTTGCTCAG GTTGTTGGCAGAAAATATGTAAGGCTTTACCGTGCTACACTGTCAGAGGAACTTTACCCATACAATGAATCCATGCTCAAAAATTCCAGCCAG GTTCAAAGTAAACACAAGGCCATTTGGATGAGTTCTTCTATCACAATTCTCTCCATGGACTTCTCTACATTTAGCCACTCGACCCTGGATTTCTTCCTCCATCGT GTTGATCTGGACAGCATGGATGTGAACAAGTTTCCAAAGGTGCATGACCTGGAATTCATGGACTGCATTTTAGAGGAAGGTGAAATGCTTTATATCCCTCCAAAATGGTGGCATTATGTTCGATCTCTTACAAAAAGTCTTTCTGTCAGCTTTTGGTGGAGTGACTCTGGAAGTTCAGAAGGGTCctga
- the LOC131336116 gene encoding lysine-specific demethylase JMJ30 isoform X10 — MSTASSAAPAPGTLSTPLLDAQGPNILHEISEQGGYAYVGMSTLAAAGDLRAAEAAREVAWEQLHSGPWHSVLPIWRDAYSMACLRVAGFSYAAGEFSEAIRVLDMGLIMGGLALRKDLESAIDKATAKATAVTVSDQGAEAKCRVVPREFNDAEVGRNYLCSEWKQELITFSQFLERIQSNDCSPAGPTYLAQHPLFDQIEELRKDILIPDYCFTGGGELKSLNAWFGPAGTVTPLHHDPHHNILAQVVGRKYVRLYRATLSEELYPYNESMLKNSSQVQSKHKAIWMSSSITILSMDFSTFSHSTLDFFLHRVDLDSMDVNKFPKVHDLEFMDCILEEGEMLYIPPKWWHYVRSLTKSLSVSFWWSDSGSSEGS; from the exons ATGTCCACCGCCTCATCCGCCGCCCCCGCCCCCGGCACCCTATCAACCCCGCTACTGGACGCACAAGGCCCAAATATCCTCCACGAGATCTCCGAACAAGGCGGCTACGCCTACGTCGGCATGTCAACCCTCGCCGCCGCCGGAGACCTCCGCGCGGCGGAGGCGGCTCGCGAGGTGGCGTGGGAGCAGCTCCACTCCGGCCCCTGGCACTCCGTGCTCCCAATCTGGAGGGACGCCTACTCGATGGCGTGCCTCCGCGTGGCCGGGTTCAGTTACGCCGCCGGCGAGTTTAGTGAGGCCATTAGGGTCCTGGACATGGGACTGATTATGGGAGGGTTGGCTCTGAGGAAGGATTTGGAGTCGGCGATCGACAAGGCGACGGCCAAGGCGACCGCGGTTACGGTTTCCGACCAAGGGGCGGAAGCAAAATGTCGGGTTGTTCCTCGAGAATTTAACGACGCGGAG gttgggAGGAACTATTTATGCTCAGAGTGGAAACAAGAACTAATCACGTTTTCCCAGTTTCTTGAGAGGATCCAGTCTAATGACTGTAGTCCTGCTGGTCCAACATATTTAGCTCAGCATCCATTGTTTGATCAG ATAGAAGAGCTACGAAAGGACATACTTATACCTGATTACTGTTTTACTGGTGGCGGGGAGCTCAAATCACTTAATGCTTGGTTTGGTCCTGCTGGTACAGTAACACCATTGCACCACGATCCTCACCATAATATACTTGCTCAG GTTGTTGGCAGAAAATATGTAAGGCTTTACCGTGCTACACTGTCAGAGGAACTTTACCCATACAATGAATCCATGCTCAAAAATTCCAGCCAG GTTCAAAGTAAACACAAGGCCATTTGGATGAGTTCTTCTATCACAATTCTCTCCATGGACTTCTCTACATTTAGCCACTCGACCCTGGATTTCTTCCTCCATCGT GTTGATCTGGACAGCATGGATGTGAACAAGTTTCCAAAGGTGCATGACCTGGAATTCATGGACTGCATTTTAGAGGAAGGTGAAATGCTTTATATCCCTCCAAAATGGTGGCATTATGTTCGATCTCTTACAAAAAGTCTTTCTGTCAGCTTTTGGTGGAGTGACTCTGGAAGTTCAGAAGGGTCctga
- the LOC131336116 gene encoding lysine-specific demethylase JMJ30 isoform X1, with protein sequence MSTASSAAPAPGTLSTPLLDAQGPNILHEISEQGGYAYVGMSTLAAAGDLRAAEAAREVAWEQLHSGPWHSVLPIWRDAYSMACLRVAGFSYAAGEFSEAIRVLDMGLIMGGLALRKDLESAIDKATAKATAVTVSDQGAEAKCRVVPREFNDAEVLPALPMNSLSSNIVSKRSALSMEEFLCDYFLSGCPVVISECMAHWPARTKWNDMDYLKRIAGYRTVPVEVGRNYLCSEWKQELITFSQFLERIQSNDCSPAGPTYLAQHPLFDQIEELRKDILIPDYCFTGGGELKSLNAWFGPAGTVTPLHHDPHHNILAQVVGRKYVRLYRATLSEELYPYNESMLKNSSQVQSKHKAIWMSSSITILSMDFSTFSHSTLDFFLHRVDLDSMDVNKFPKVHDLEFMDCILEEGEMLYIPPKWWHYVRSLTKSLSVSFWWSDSGSSEGS encoded by the exons ATGTCCACCGCCTCATCCGCCGCCCCCGCCCCCGGCACCCTATCAACCCCGCTACTGGACGCACAAGGCCCAAATATCCTCCACGAGATCTCCGAACAAGGCGGCTACGCCTACGTCGGCATGTCAACCCTCGCCGCCGCCGGAGACCTCCGCGCGGCGGAGGCGGCTCGCGAGGTGGCGTGGGAGCAGCTCCACTCCGGCCCCTGGCACTCCGTGCTCCCAATCTGGAGGGACGCCTACTCGATGGCGTGCCTCCGCGTGGCCGGGTTCAGTTACGCCGCCGGCGAGTTTAGTGAGGCCATTAGGGTCCTGGACATGGGACTGATTATGGGAGGGTTGGCTCTGAGGAAGGATTTGGAGTCGGCGATCGACAAGGCGACGGCCAAGGCGACCGCGGTTACGGTTTCCGACCAAGGGGCGGAAGCAAAATGTCGGGTTGTTCCTCGAGAATTTAACGACGCGGAG GTGCTTCCGGCTTTGCCCATGAATTCACTGTCTTCTAACATTGTTAGCAAACGATCTGCTTTATCCATGGAGGAATTCCTGTGTGACTATTTCTTGTCAGGTTGTCCTGTTGTAATCAGTGAATGTATGGCTCATTGGCCAGCTAGGACAAAGTGGAATGACATGGATTACCTTAAAAGGATTGCTGGTTATCGCACTGTTCCAGTTGAG gttgggAGGAACTATTTATGCTCAGAGTGGAAACAAGAACTAATCACGTTTTCCCAGTTTCTTGAGAGGATCCAGTCTAATGACTGTAGTCCTGCTGGTCCAACATATTTAGCTCAGCATCCATTGTTTGATCAG ATAGAAGAGCTACGAAAGGACATACTTATACCTGATTACTGTTTTACTGGTGGCGGGGAGCTCAAATCACTTAATGCTTGGTTTGGTCCTGCTGGTACAGTAACACCATTGCACCACGATCCTCACCATAATATACTTGCTCAG GTTGTTGGCAGAAAATATGTAAGGCTTTACCGTGCTACACTGTCAGAGGAACTTTACCCATACAATGAATCCATGCTCAAAAATTCCAGCCAG GTTCAAAGTAAACACAAGGCCATTTGGATGAGTTCTTCTATCACAATTCTCTCCATGGACTTCTCTACATTTAGCCACTCGACCCTGGATTTCTTCCTCCATCGT GTTGATCTGGACAGCATGGATGTGAACAAGTTTCCAAAGGTGCATGACCTGGAATTCATGGACTGCATTTTAGAGGAAGGTGAAATGCTTTATATCCCTCCAAAATGGTGGCATTATGTTCGATCTCTTACAAAAAGTCTTTCTGTCAGCTTTTGGTGGAGTGACTCTGGAAGTTCAGAAGGGTCctga
- the LOC131336116 gene encoding lysine-specific demethylase JMJ30 isoform X5: MSTASSAAPAPGTLSTPLLDAQGPNILHEISEQGGYAYVGMSTLAAAGDLRAAEAAREVAWEQLHSGPWHSVLPIWRDAYSMACLRVAGFSYAAGEFSEAIRVLDMGLIMGGLALRKDLESAIDKATAKATAVTVSDQGAEAKCRVVPREFNDAEVLPALPMNSLSSNIVSKRSALSMEEFLCDYFLSGCPVVISECMAHWPARTKWNDMDYLKRIAGYRTVPVEVGRNYLCSEWKQELITFSQFLERIQSNDCSPAGPTYLAQHPLFDQIEELRKDILIPDYCFTGGGELKSLNAWFGPAGTVTPLHHDPHHNILAQVVGRKYVRLYRATLSEELYPYNESMLKNSSQVDLDSMDVNKFPKVHDLEFMDCILEEGEMLYIPPKWWHYVRSLTKSLSVSFWWSDSGSSEGS; encoded by the exons ATGTCCACCGCCTCATCCGCCGCCCCCGCCCCCGGCACCCTATCAACCCCGCTACTGGACGCACAAGGCCCAAATATCCTCCACGAGATCTCCGAACAAGGCGGCTACGCCTACGTCGGCATGTCAACCCTCGCCGCCGCCGGAGACCTCCGCGCGGCGGAGGCGGCTCGCGAGGTGGCGTGGGAGCAGCTCCACTCCGGCCCCTGGCACTCCGTGCTCCCAATCTGGAGGGACGCCTACTCGATGGCGTGCCTCCGCGTGGCCGGGTTCAGTTACGCCGCCGGCGAGTTTAGTGAGGCCATTAGGGTCCTGGACATGGGACTGATTATGGGAGGGTTGGCTCTGAGGAAGGATTTGGAGTCGGCGATCGACAAGGCGACGGCCAAGGCGACCGCGGTTACGGTTTCCGACCAAGGGGCGGAAGCAAAATGTCGGGTTGTTCCTCGAGAATTTAACGACGCGGAG GTGCTTCCGGCTTTGCCCATGAATTCACTGTCTTCTAACATTGTTAGCAAACGATCTGCTTTATCCATGGAGGAATTCCTGTGTGACTATTTCTTGTCAGGTTGTCCTGTTGTAATCAGTGAATGTATGGCTCATTGGCCAGCTAGGACAAAGTGGAATGACATGGATTACCTTAAAAGGATTGCTGGTTATCGCACTGTTCCAGTTGAG gttgggAGGAACTATTTATGCTCAGAGTGGAAACAAGAACTAATCACGTTTTCCCAGTTTCTTGAGAGGATCCAGTCTAATGACTGTAGTCCTGCTGGTCCAACATATTTAGCTCAGCATCCATTGTTTGATCAG ATAGAAGAGCTACGAAAGGACATACTTATACCTGATTACTGTTTTACTGGTGGCGGGGAGCTCAAATCACTTAATGCTTGGTTTGGTCCTGCTGGTACAGTAACACCATTGCACCACGATCCTCACCATAATATACTTGCTCAG GTTGTTGGCAGAAAATATGTAAGGCTTTACCGTGCTACACTGTCAGAGGAACTTTACCCATACAATGAATCCATGCTCAAAAATTCCAGCCAG GTTGATCTGGACAGCATGGATGTGAACAAGTTTCCAAAGGTGCATGACCTGGAATTCATGGACTGCATTTTAGAGGAAGGTGAAATGCTTTATATCCCTCCAAAATGGTGGCATTATGTTCGATCTCTTACAAAAAGTCTTTCTGTCAGCTTTTGGTGGAGTGACTCTGGAAGTTCAGAAGGGTCctga
- the LOC131336116 gene encoding lysine-specific demethylase JMJ30 isoform X3: MSTASSAAPAPGTLSTPLLDAQGPNILHEISEQGGYAYVGMSTLAAAGDLRAAEAAREVAWEQLHSGPWHSVLPIWRDAYSMACLRVAGFSYAAGEFSEAIRVLDMGLIMGGLALRKDLESAIDKATAKATAVTVSDQGAEAKCRVVPREFNDAEVLPALPMNSLSSNIVSKRSALSMEEFLCDYFLSGCPVVISECMAHWPARTKWNDMDYLKRIAGYRTVPVEVGRNYLCSEWKQELITFSQFLERIQSNDCSPAGPTYLAQHPLFDQIEELRKDILIPDYCFTGGGELKSLNAWFGPAGTVTPLHHDPHHNILAQVVGRKYVRLYRATLSEELYPYNESMLKNSSQVQSKHKAIWMSSSITILSMDFSTFSHSTLDFFLHRVDLDSMDVNKFPKVHDLEFMDCILEEAGEGQYGRLKHKFFLDHWIHQQF, translated from the exons ATGTCCACCGCCTCATCCGCCGCCCCCGCCCCCGGCACCCTATCAACCCCGCTACTGGACGCACAAGGCCCAAATATCCTCCACGAGATCTCCGAACAAGGCGGCTACGCCTACGTCGGCATGTCAACCCTCGCCGCCGCCGGAGACCTCCGCGCGGCGGAGGCGGCTCGCGAGGTGGCGTGGGAGCAGCTCCACTCCGGCCCCTGGCACTCCGTGCTCCCAATCTGGAGGGACGCCTACTCGATGGCGTGCCTCCGCGTGGCCGGGTTCAGTTACGCCGCCGGCGAGTTTAGTGAGGCCATTAGGGTCCTGGACATGGGACTGATTATGGGAGGGTTGGCTCTGAGGAAGGATTTGGAGTCGGCGATCGACAAGGCGACGGCCAAGGCGACCGCGGTTACGGTTTCCGACCAAGGGGCGGAAGCAAAATGTCGGGTTGTTCCTCGAGAATTTAACGACGCGGAG GTGCTTCCGGCTTTGCCCATGAATTCACTGTCTTCTAACATTGTTAGCAAACGATCTGCTTTATCCATGGAGGAATTCCTGTGTGACTATTTCTTGTCAGGTTGTCCTGTTGTAATCAGTGAATGTATGGCTCATTGGCCAGCTAGGACAAAGTGGAATGACATGGATTACCTTAAAAGGATTGCTGGTTATCGCACTGTTCCAGTTGAG gttgggAGGAACTATTTATGCTCAGAGTGGAAACAAGAACTAATCACGTTTTCCCAGTTTCTTGAGAGGATCCAGTCTAATGACTGTAGTCCTGCTGGTCCAACATATTTAGCTCAGCATCCATTGTTTGATCAG ATAGAAGAGCTACGAAAGGACATACTTATACCTGATTACTGTTTTACTGGTGGCGGGGAGCTCAAATCACTTAATGCTTGGTTTGGTCCTGCTGGTACAGTAACACCATTGCACCACGATCCTCACCATAATATACTTGCTCAG GTTGTTGGCAGAAAATATGTAAGGCTTTACCGTGCTACACTGTCAGAGGAACTTTACCCATACAATGAATCCATGCTCAAAAATTCCAGCCAG GTTCAAAGTAAACACAAGGCCATTTGGATGAGTTCTTCTATCACAATTCTCTCCATGGACTTCTCTACATTTAGCCACTCGACCCTGGATTTCTTCCTCCATCGT GTTGATCTGGACAGCATGGATGTGAACAAGTTTCCAAAGGTGCATGACCTGGAATTCATGGACTGCATTTTAGAGGAAG CTGGTGAAGGGCAGTATGGTAGACTAAAgcataagttttttttagacCATTGGATCCATCAGCAATTTTGA
- the LOC131336116 gene encoding lysine-specific demethylase JMJ30 isoform X2, with translation MSTASSAAPAPGTLSTPLLDAQGPNILHEISEQGGYAYVGMSTLAAAGDLRAAEAAREVAWEQLHSGPWHSVLPIWRDAYSMACLRVAGFSYAAGEFSEAIRVLDMGLIMGGLALRKDLESAIDKATAKATAVTVSDQGAEAKCRVVPREFNDAEVLPALPMNSLSSNIVSKRSALSMEEFLCDYFLSGCPVVISECMAHWPARTKWNDMDYLKRIAGYRTVPVEVGRNYLCSEWKQELITFSQFLERIQSNDCSPAGPTYLAQHPLFDQIEELRKDILIPDYCFTGGGELKSLNAWFGPAGTVTPLHHDPHHNILAQVVGRKYVRLYRATLSEELYPYNESMLKNSSQVQSKHKAIWMSSSITILSMDFSTFSHSTLDFFLHRVDLDSMDVNKFPKVHDLEFMDCILEEAFGGVTLEVQKGPDFFVNNLLVSLY, from the exons ATGTCCACCGCCTCATCCGCCGCCCCCGCCCCCGGCACCCTATCAACCCCGCTACTGGACGCACAAGGCCCAAATATCCTCCACGAGATCTCCGAACAAGGCGGCTACGCCTACGTCGGCATGTCAACCCTCGCCGCCGCCGGAGACCTCCGCGCGGCGGAGGCGGCTCGCGAGGTGGCGTGGGAGCAGCTCCACTCCGGCCCCTGGCACTCCGTGCTCCCAATCTGGAGGGACGCCTACTCGATGGCGTGCCTCCGCGTGGCCGGGTTCAGTTACGCCGCCGGCGAGTTTAGTGAGGCCATTAGGGTCCTGGACATGGGACTGATTATGGGAGGGTTGGCTCTGAGGAAGGATTTGGAGTCGGCGATCGACAAGGCGACGGCCAAGGCGACCGCGGTTACGGTTTCCGACCAAGGGGCGGAAGCAAAATGTCGGGTTGTTCCTCGAGAATTTAACGACGCGGAG GTGCTTCCGGCTTTGCCCATGAATTCACTGTCTTCTAACATTGTTAGCAAACGATCTGCTTTATCCATGGAGGAATTCCTGTGTGACTATTTCTTGTCAGGTTGTCCTGTTGTAATCAGTGAATGTATGGCTCATTGGCCAGCTAGGACAAAGTGGAATGACATGGATTACCTTAAAAGGATTGCTGGTTATCGCACTGTTCCAGTTGAG gttgggAGGAACTATTTATGCTCAGAGTGGAAACAAGAACTAATCACGTTTTCCCAGTTTCTTGAGAGGATCCAGTCTAATGACTGTAGTCCTGCTGGTCCAACATATTTAGCTCAGCATCCATTGTTTGATCAG ATAGAAGAGCTACGAAAGGACATACTTATACCTGATTACTGTTTTACTGGTGGCGGGGAGCTCAAATCACTTAATGCTTGGTTTGGTCCTGCTGGTACAGTAACACCATTGCACCACGATCCTCACCATAATATACTTGCTCAG GTTGTTGGCAGAAAATATGTAAGGCTTTACCGTGCTACACTGTCAGAGGAACTTTACCCATACAATGAATCCATGCTCAAAAATTCCAGCCAG GTTCAAAGTAAACACAAGGCCATTTGGATGAGTTCTTCTATCACAATTCTCTCCATGGACTTCTCTACATTTAGCCACTCGACCCTGGATTTCTTCCTCCATCGT GTTGATCTGGACAGCATGGATGTGAACAAGTTTCCAAAGGTGCATGACCTGGAATTCATGGACTGCATTTTAGAGGAAG CTTTTGGTGGAGTGACTCTGGAAGTTCAGAAGGGTCctgatttttttgttaacaaTCTTCTTGTTTCTCTCTATTAA
- the LOC131336116 gene encoding lysine-specific demethylase JMJ30 isoform X8 yields the protein MSTASSAAPAPGTLSTPLLDAQGPNILHEISEQGGYAYVGMSTLAAAGDLRAAEAAREVAWEQLHSGPWHSVLPIWRDAYSMACLRVAGFSYAAGEFSEAIRVLDMGLIMGGLALRKDLESAIDKATAKATAVTVSDQGAEAKCRVVPREFNDAEVLPALPMNSLSSNIVSKRSALSMEEFLCDYFLSGCPVVISECMAHWPARTKWNDMDYLKRIAGYRTVPVEVGRNYLCSEWKQELITFSQFLERIQSNDCSPAGPTYLAQHPLFDQIEELRKDILIPDYCFTGGGELKSLNAWFGPAGTVTPLHHDPHHNILAQVVGRKYVRLYRATLSEELYPYNESMLKNSSQVDLDSMDVNKFPKVHDLEFMDCILEEAGEGQYGRLKHKFFLDHWIHQQF from the exons ATGTCCACCGCCTCATCCGCCGCCCCCGCCCCCGGCACCCTATCAACCCCGCTACTGGACGCACAAGGCCCAAATATCCTCCACGAGATCTCCGAACAAGGCGGCTACGCCTACGTCGGCATGTCAACCCTCGCCGCCGCCGGAGACCTCCGCGCGGCGGAGGCGGCTCGCGAGGTGGCGTGGGAGCAGCTCCACTCCGGCCCCTGGCACTCCGTGCTCCCAATCTGGAGGGACGCCTACTCGATGGCGTGCCTCCGCGTGGCCGGGTTCAGTTACGCCGCCGGCGAGTTTAGTGAGGCCATTAGGGTCCTGGACATGGGACTGATTATGGGAGGGTTGGCTCTGAGGAAGGATTTGGAGTCGGCGATCGACAAGGCGACGGCCAAGGCGACCGCGGTTACGGTTTCCGACCAAGGGGCGGAAGCAAAATGTCGGGTTGTTCCTCGAGAATTTAACGACGCGGAG GTGCTTCCGGCTTTGCCCATGAATTCACTGTCTTCTAACATTGTTAGCAAACGATCTGCTTTATCCATGGAGGAATTCCTGTGTGACTATTTCTTGTCAGGTTGTCCTGTTGTAATCAGTGAATGTATGGCTCATTGGCCAGCTAGGACAAAGTGGAATGACATGGATTACCTTAAAAGGATTGCTGGTTATCGCACTGTTCCAGTTGAG gttgggAGGAACTATTTATGCTCAGAGTGGAAACAAGAACTAATCACGTTTTCCCAGTTTCTTGAGAGGATCCAGTCTAATGACTGTAGTCCTGCTGGTCCAACATATTTAGCTCAGCATCCATTGTTTGATCAG ATAGAAGAGCTACGAAAGGACATACTTATACCTGATTACTGTTTTACTGGTGGCGGGGAGCTCAAATCACTTAATGCTTGGTTTGGTCCTGCTGGTACAGTAACACCATTGCACCACGATCCTCACCATAATATACTTGCTCAG GTTGTTGGCAGAAAATATGTAAGGCTTTACCGTGCTACACTGTCAGAGGAACTTTACCCATACAATGAATCCATGCTCAAAAATTCCAGCCAG GTTGATCTGGACAGCATGGATGTGAACAAGTTTCCAAAGGTGCATGACCTGGAATTCATGGACTGCATTTTAGAGGAAG CTGGTGAAGGGCAGTATGGTAGACTAAAgcataagttttttttagacCATTGGATCCATCAGCAATTTTGA